A single window of Dendropsophus ebraccatus isolate aDenEbr1 chromosome 5, aDenEbr1.pat, whole genome shotgun sequence DNA harbors:
- the LCP1 gene encoding plastin-2: MESRPITEEEMEELREAFTKIDTDGNGFISPNELHDLFKAANLPLPGYKLREITQSLMETGDRNKDGRISFDEFLTVIHDLKSSDVAKTFRKAINKKEGICAIGGTSEQSSAGTQHSYSEEEKYAFVNWINKALEKDPDCKHVIPMNPDTDDLFKAVGDGIVLCKMINLSVPDTIDERAINKKKLTPFTIQENLNLALNSASAIGCHVVNIGAEDLKEGKPYLVLGLLWQVIKIGLFADIELSRNEALIALLRDGESLEDLMKLSPEELLLRWANYHLENAGCSKINNFSSDIKDSKAYYNLLNQISPKGDEEGIPAIVIDMNGLREKEDLKRAECMLVQADRLGCRQFVTATDVVRGNPKLNLAFIANLFNKYPALHKPENQDIDWSSIEGETREERTFRNWMNSLGVNPRVNHLYSDLSDALVIFQLYEKIKVPVDWNRVNKPPYPKLGEKMKKLENCNYAVDLGKNKAKFSLVGIAGQDLHEGNRTLTLALLWQLMRRYTLNILEDIGGGQKVNDDTIISWVNETLQQAGKSTTISGFKDGKISTSMPVLDLIDAIQPGSINYDILKTEDLNEDEKLNNAKYAISMARKIGARVYALPEDLVEVKPKMVMTVFACLMGRGLKV, from the exons ATGGAATCTAGACCAATCACAGAGGAGGAAATGGAGGAGCTCAGGGAGGCGTTCACCAAGATTG acaCTGATGGAAATGGTTTCATAAGCCCCAATGAATTACATGACTTGTTCAAAGCTGCTAATTTGCCCCTCCCTGGGTATAAATTACGAGAGATAACCCAAAGCCTTATGGAAACAGGAGACAGAAACAAGGATGGGCGGATCAGTTTTGATGAATTTCTTACT GTTATTCATGACCTCAAAAGCTCAGATGTGGCCAAAACTTTTAGAAAGGCCATAAACAAGAAAGAAGGTATCTGTGCAATTGGTGGCACATCCGAGCAGTCCAGTGCAGGCACCCAGCATTCCTATTCAG AAGAGGAAAAATATGCCTTTGTAAACTGGATTAATAAGGCATTAGAAAAAGATCCAGACTGCAAACATGTCATTCCCATGAACCCAGACACAGACGACCTCTTCAAAGCAGTAGGAGATGGGATTGTCCTCTG CAAAATGATCAACCTTTCAGTTCCAGACACAATTGATGAACGAGCCATCAACAAAAAGAAGCTAACTCCTTTCACTATCCAG GAAAATCTGAATTTAGCTCTGAACTCAGCATCAGCCATTGGATGTCATGTTGTCAACATTGGTGCAGAAGACTTAAAGGAAGGAAAGCCATACCTGGTACTGGGACTTCTATGGCAGGTTATCAAGATTGGGCTGTTTGCAGATATTGAGCTGAGCAGGAATGAAG CTTTGATAGCCTTGTTACGGGATGGAGAGAGCTTAGAGGATCTGATGAAGCTTTCCCCAGAAGAACTCCTCCTGAGATGGGCTAACTACCACCTGGAGAATGCCGGATGCAGCAAAATTAATAACTTCAGCTCAGATATCAAG gaCTCCAAAGCTTATTACAATTTGCTGAATCAAATTTCTCCCAAAGGCGATGAAGAAGGAATACCAGCTATTGTCATTGATATGAATGGACTCAGG GAGAAAGAAGACCTAAAGAGAGCAGAGTGCATGCTGGTACAGGCAGACAGACTAGGCTGTCGCCAATTTGTCACAGCCACAGATGTTGTGCGTGGAAATCCAAAGCTTAACTTGGCTTTCATTGCAAATTTATTTAATAAGTACCCTGCTCTGCATAAGCCAGAAAACCAGGACATTGATTGGAGCTCAATTGAAG GTGAAACAAGAGAAGAAAGAACCTTCAGGAACTGGATGAACTCACTTGGCGTTAATCCACGGGTTAATCATTTGTACAG TGACCTGTCAGATGCTCTGGTCATATTCCAGTTATATGAGAAGATAAAGGTTCCTGTGGACTGGAACAGAGTAAATAAGCCACCCTACCCTAAACTGggagaaaaaatgaaaaag CTTGAAAATTGTAATTATGCTGTGGATCTGGGGAAGAACAAGGCAAAATTCTCTCTAGTTGGAATAGCTGGCCAGGACTTGCATGAGGGAAATCGGACACTCACGCTTGCTTTGCTGTGGCAGCTGATGAGAAG ATATACATTGAATATCCTGGAGGACAttggaggaggacagaaggttaATGATGACACAATTATTAGCTGGGTGAATGAAACGCTCCAACAAGCTGGAAAGTCCACCACCATCTCTGGCTTCAAG GatggtaaaatcagcaccagtatgCCAGTATTGGATTTAATTGATGCCATTCAGCCTGGATCCATTAACTATGACATTCTGAAAACAGAAGACTTAAATGAGGACGAGAAACTCAATAATGCTAA ATATGCCATATCCATGGCAAGGAAGATTGGTGCAAGAGTTTATGCTTTGCCAGAAGACTTGGTGGAGGTGAAGCCAAAGATGGTCATGACAGTGTTTGCTTGTCTCATGGGGAGAGGACTTAAAGTTTAG